The Periplaneta americana isolate PAMFEO1 chromosome 16, P.americana_PAMFEO1_priV1, whole genome shotgun sequence genome segment GACAAAGAGTGCTGTTTTCAGGAAGAAAATGAACTTGAACAATATTTCCTGCTGCAGCCTTTAGTGGCATCAACAGACTTTGAGTTGGAAAGAAGTGGGATTGCGATATATGATGAATTACCCGAGCTATTTTTTTATGGCAGAATAAGGCTGCATTCATGAAAGCTTTATTTCTAGTAATTTATACTAGTACAGTCCCCTTACGCACACTCCCAAGACACGGACAGTTTTTTATATCCCAActaaaacaatatagaaataatgataagttTACCTCTCATTTACAGACTCTCTCAGGCACggacatggacagctgtttcacagtcctaaagtttgctttacctcctgactgcagaCTGAACtttgatttcaagacctaatgtgttccaaaaatggaaaattttctacagaaattccttaacacgaAAGAAGACAAGAAGGCTCTCGTTGGCTACCTCTAatccagccggctaccccttgttagctggaagcgtgTGGATAAACAAAACCATTAAATTTAACCTGTTTGATGGttctgcgatcgtgaaattgtattcgacacatgatagggttagtaggattattctctccacttcaatcagttgttctgatTGGCACTTGAACATaaagtactgcataactgtagacctagaataaaaatgcatggcacagtactttatatttctttttcggtcttatctactgtagctCAAAGTTGCAAAGGATTTACTGTAgaatattgtatttagaattagactacagtaatacatttcatttagagcgtgaagggatacataacttaatgcatattataaatttacggtTAGATTGGGCagtctccctcccaataaaggacagctcccagatgcggacagattgttaagTCCTTTCGATGtccataaatgagaggtttcactgtaattacaaTAAGCTAGTCACAGTTCAGCACTGGTTGTAGTGATCTGCATTGATAGACATCGCTCTTCATTGCTTTGGTTTCAGTTCACAAACATGATCGTCGTTCATTTAGAAAACAAACGAATGATAAAACAATTAGGCTACAAAAATCGCGGATTTGGGAATTACTCACAAATAAAtgatgaaattgcaattaatagtGTTTGCATCCATCCTACTGTGTATAGGAGTAACTAAGTTAGACAGAAAAATCATTTTGACAGCAATTATATATAAAAGCCTTCTCCCCTGCGTGGAGTTGTTCATGCtttctgtcgacctggttggcaagttggtataacgctggccttctatgcccaaggttccgggggtcgatcccgggccaggtcgatggcatttaagtgtacttaaatgtggcaggctcatgtcagtagatttactggcatgtaaaagaactcctgcgggacaaaattccgccacatccggcgacgctgatataacctctgcagttgcgagcgtcgttaaataaaacataacattaacattcatgCTTTCTTATATAACTCACAtggaaaaacactttccacaagcATCGTATTTGAAAGATATCGCGATTGTGTGCAGGTGTTGATGGCTCTTTACGTTACCCATTGGTGAGAAAGACCAGAATAATTACAGTTGAAAGGTTCCTCGTCTGTGTGCAGGAGTTTGTTTTTCAGGCCACTCGATTCAAAGAAACACATCATGTTTCACAGTTTTCCTGTCTCTGTGCACGCGTGCATCGCTTTTCAGGTAGACTCCAAGAAACACCAGTTTTCAAAGCTATCACACCTCTGTGTAGGAGTTATTGCCCTCTTACGTCATTCGAATGCGAGAAGCAAATCCAAAAACATCGCATTTTCGCATGTGTGCAGGATTCCAAGCTTTTTAGGGATCTGGAATCTCAGATCGTTTGTCACATGCACAGCATTTCAAAGGTTTCTCGCCAGTCTCCGGGTGTTCACATCTTTTCAGGCTACTCGAGTTAGTGAAACACAACGGTCACAGGTTTCGCACTAATTTGAACGAGTTTATGCCTCCTAAGGCTATTCGACACAGAGAAACActcaccacaaacatcacatttgaaacttTTCTCGTTTGTGTGAATGCGTTCATGGCTTCTTAGATGACATGACTGCGAAAAACACTTACCGCAAAATTAACATTTGAAAGCTTTCTCTCCTGTGTGCACGAGTTCATGCCTTCTTAGATTACTCGACCGCGAAAAAAAAttgccacaaacatcgcatttgaaaatTTTCTCGCCGGTGTGAATGCGTTTATGAATTCTTAGATTACACGATCGTGTAAAAGActtgccacaaacatcgcatttgaaagtttTCTGGTCGGTGTGAAGGCGTACATGGATTCTTAGACAAGTCGACTGCGAAAAatacttaccacaaacatcgcatttgaaaggtgtCTCAACAATGTGTACGAATTTATGTCTACAAAGAGTATTCGACTgcgaaaaacacttaccacaaacatcacatttgtaaGGCTTCTCACCCTTGTGCACAAGTTTATGCCTACTAAGGCAACTCGAGAATGAGAAACAGAGACCACagatatcacatttgaaaggtttctcaccaGTGTGAAGGCGTTCATGCCTTCTAAGGTAACTGGAGtcagagaaacacttaccacaaacgccacatttgaaaggtttctcaccaTAGTGTATGCGTAGATGCCTTCTTATATTACACGACTGGGAAAAcctcttaccacaaacatcacatttgaaaggtttcttacGTGTGTCAATGTCTTCATGGCTTCTTAGATTAATCGTCCGCGCAAAACTCTTACCATAAAAATCACATCTGAAAGGTTTCTCTCCTGCGTGGAGGAGTTCATGCCTTTTTACTCTATTCGAATTCGAAAAACTTTTACCACAAATATCGCATTCGTAAGCATTCTTGACTACACGCTCACGGAAATGCGTCGTCGATTTTTCCGGATTGGAGAGACATTCTTTAGGCATTTCGAATTGCAATTGCTTATCTTCATGAGTTCGGGCATGTTTTCTTGAGGAATCTGAATTCTTGGGAATCTCACACACAGATTCGATCTCTTCATCTGCAATACTGTCGAATTCTGATGATACAGAACTCTCTTTGGTAGCTGCAATCCTGACGAAAATATACTATCAGTCAACAGATTAGTCCCaacaaatatacattaaaataatgaacttcaaacCAAAACGAAACTGTTTCACCAGAAGGAAAGTTACCATTAGAGATACAAtgctataaataaattatgagtTATGTTGGAAATATCAAAGTTGTCTCAACTTTCTAGCGCATGATCTATACAACAAATATTATGGGGAAAATGTGAGAAACTCTCTGTCTTTCTAAGTAGTGcagcagaagaaacaaaagaGCAAGTGACAGGAATGGCCTAATTATTAATACGAATCACTTCGTCAATACACTACAGGAAGGTCCGTCGAAAACAGCTGTTCGACAAAGATATATAGAGATcttgcactacacaacaatgcaGAGACACCACACCAGGTTTGATCTAGCTGTAAGCATCTTTCGGAAACTGATTGAAGCAAAACGCTTTCTCtggttattaggcctacatagagGAATACAACAATCATTTGGCATATAGAGCTATTTTTAAGAGCATCTAAAATAGTAATACACTGCATAAATTCTCAATATTTATACaatggaaaacaaatgcacatgcaAAGCGCATTCCTTCACGTACACGCATGCTATCTCTTGGTGCTAGTTCAGAGATACAGCCCTTCCGAAGGTGCTTCTAGGCACTTACCGAAAAAGTAGTTTCAAACGCAATGAATTCTCTACATAAACTCGCACATCACACTCACCAATCCGTGAAAATCTGGTTGTCCTCTGCTGCTCCTTCCACCCTTGGCTCCTCATTCACTCTGTCCAAGTCACTCTGCTCTTCCTAACACAGAGCAAATAAAAGAAATACGATAGCACAATTTACATTAACAAAAGTGCAACGATTCTATATGCCACAGAAGTGCATATAAGTCGTATTAGTCCAGTAGAAGTTTCGTTAACAGATGACTATTCTTGGGGAAGATATTTCATGGTGTAATTCTTTCCCTTACAGAAAAGCGCATTtcaaagttaccgagcatttgcgtctaatgggttgagagataaccgaggaaaaaaaaaattgaagcaggtaacttgtctcgaccagTATATAAATCCAGACCCACTCATTTGACGGTTAGACATGCTAACTACTACTCCACAGTGCCAGATGAATTTTAAGGAATCCACCACAGTCTGACAATGTCTAATACTATTTTATTGTATGGGCACAATTTTTAACATTCCCGGGTAAAGGAAAAATTATGAACTATACTACTGTACTAAAGCTGCAGTACACATAGGTTCTATTTCTATATACATAATGACCATTAATTTGTTACAGATGAAAATTGGTTAGAATATTCGTTCAAGCATTTTGTAAGCTTGAAAACTTTCTCGAGACTTTTAACTAAGTTGAAGTCTACCCGTAATGAGTTAAAGAAAATGCAAAcactttatctttatttctagtaATTAATGTAGACTAGCAAATTGAAGCTTCTAACTTTACGTTTCTCTAAAcaagcggttcccaaagtgtgagtCGCGACCCCTTGAGAATGGTAGCGACATGATTTACAAAATTAAGTCCAAAAGTTTCTTATTAACatctattttgtatttagaaacataaacataaacaatattgcgcataataaaaatatttgtgtagttataaagtaaaatataaataaatgccattaatgtgcctgtttttcagaaagtagcttctcaaatctggactcagcATTCCAaacacacagtgatatcatttgaaatttaagtatttttgtcacttttgttttgatggtgaACATATATATGAGGAAATCATTTCGCATACATACAAGGttgcatatattaaaaataaaagaaattggaTATTTTTGCAAGCTCGGGGTattcttgcattttttttatccataattggtctacgttccaaaaaaaaaagtataatttaaacattccatTTCTAGCTACATATTTAAATGAGATTTTCCTTCATAGTTTCTGGAATTTCAACCAGTTGGATGCAACTGCCTAAAAACGGATTCATCATCTTTGTGATAGTCTTATTTTGAGTTTCTTCCAGAAAGTACTCATAAAGTTGTAGATTAAAATCGTGCAAACTTGGTTGCATGTCTGTAAAAACACAGTATTTGTCAATCATATGTAGCGAAATTTTCCATGAGCTCTTTAAcacactggaatgaatcaaatatATTTGTGTCAAATTAtattgaccagaaatcaagtttctttgtaaacccgttaattttatctctggctgttataatgttaacatcttggcattgcaaactattattcaaaacgtGTTCAGGAcaattttatgaaaggactgggttaATAGTTTTAATCCACAGGTCTACAGATCGAGCTTGTTTTCAAGTgatacaaacaataacacaaacttttaggcaaggattggcgttgttatGGATGAAAAGAAGCTTAAATTATGAcagaaatctatatatatatatatatatatatatatatatatatatatatatataaaatatatatgtacgaataataaaaaatggcCAAATGCACAGAGTGGggtttgggatcacattcttcaactGGAAAATAGATTTCCATAATTTCCGATTTCTCGTCTTCTATATTAAAAGTTCTGTTCTTAACTATAAAACTCGTTTCAAAACGTTACTCCAAGAAAGCCATCTTACGTGTGATAAAGAGTATTCTCATATAACGAATCCATACCTTCACAAATTTTGCTGGAACTACTAGTTTGCAACACCCTTCTTTTGATGGAATTTACTACTTTCTATTGAACTATTACCGCAGCGCCATGGTGGGAATGGGGAGAAGTACTAGAAACGAAGCTTACCTAATATTTCGTGTAATTGTTGCTCCACATATAATTCAATTTGGTCATATTTTGTGTGGCATCCACTgatttttagtaaaattataattattctcGATTATACAAGGATTTATAATTTTCGAATGTGATTTGCTACTAGTATGGCCAGGGTCGCAAAGTAAAGTCTCAACCAAAAGTGGGTCTTGTCTTCAGAAAGTTTGCGAACCACTGCTCTCaactgtattaaaattaaatgcacttCTTAGACAGAATAAGAGTAAATAAAACGAACTATAGTTTCATGCATGCTGTTACAGTTCGAATGCATCAGACCAATTTTCAAAATTGATAACACACTCTAAGAAAGTCCCATAATATAACGTAAAGTTACAAAGTATCTTTCCTCTGCAGGCAACATAATATCCTACGAAGGatgtattacaaatttataatacttaaaatgtgaaataagagTGAAGAAAGGTGATAATGTTTGTACCTACATCTAAAGTAAATTCAGTTATTTGGAAACTGTGAAAAGGATTGAGAATTTTAGACAAAAACACAGAGAAAGCAAAGAGAAATAGTGTTCTTAAGCACGACACATCACCAAAGAAAACTGGAATTCTTTATCTCTAGTCATTTGAAAATTGACATATTGTGGTTTTTTACTTAAAGTTTCTCTACCTGCATTAATATTAAATGCACTTCACTATCAAAATAACAGTATATAAAACAAACAATAGATTTCAAGTATGCTGTAGCTGTCCGTATGTATCAGGAGAGTTAGGAAAATTTAGGATCTATTCTGTAATTCACTCGAAATAAACCCCATAATTTATCTTaaagttacaaaatattttttctctaatGGCAACATAACGTTCTGTAAAGAATATATTGGAAATCATAAATGCTTAAAAACAAATGGGTGAAAAACGAATGAAGACAGGTGATAATGTTTGTACCTACAACTAAAGCAAAATCACTTATTTGGAAACTGTAAAAGGTTATTGAATTTTTTTGGCAAAGGCACAGAGAAAATAAGAACATCGCTTGTCCTTAAGTGTGACATCAGTGACACAGTTTTGTTTAGCCGCGCGGTTTTCATTTTCCCGTCGCCCACCGCTAGGAGCTTATCTGCGGCCAAATGGCCACCCGGTCTGACGGCACTGAAACATACAGTATAGGAATTTGTACTTGCTCAGCTCAAAGTAGGTATTGAAAAAAGTCCCCCACCAACTGCTACACACTGTTAACATCTTCTTATGAGACTGTTAATTACTTTAAGAATTCTGCTTCACTGACTGACTCGATTTCAGATCTTATTTAGTCTTTAAGCAAATTTATTGTAGGCGGGTTTTTCGTATAAGCCTTATTTTTGCGGGCTGTGCTCTGGTCTCTGTTCTATCTcgtctaatttttcttctgtaagaacatGTCTCCTCCTTACTATTTTACGATCATTTACTGAACCTGTCTGTCCGAATTTTTTGGCTAACCTTCCTGTAGTGGCATTAGGCACGGGTCTATTTGGAAATTTGTTACGGAAGTTCTGTCCTGTTCTCGGACAAGATTTTCTGTACTTTATGTACGTAGTAaacatatacacacgttcacgCAATGAAAATCGCATTGCAACAACGCcgaacacacacgcacgcaccaCATCACGACCAATGCAACCTTCGCGCACGAGTGCAGATGATAAACTAACTCGCAACTGTCACTGTATGGCGCGGCGTTCGTTGGTGGAAGCTGATGGGAAACACACTAGCTGCGCGGGCAAAAAAAAACCTGCGGCGTaacaaaacagtgtcactgtATTTTCAAACACACTGTGGAATGTGTTTCTTGGCAACCATTAAGAGTGAGTGTAACAAGAAATTTCgctgttatatttaaaaataaaacgagaTAACAGTTCAACGTTAAAGTGATGagaatttgttgtctttgtcacagAGGGAAAGGCATTGCAAGTACTGTTGTAAAAAGGCAATATCCGTTAGTATCAAAATAcaagataaacactggaaggtccaaacctatggagtaacggtcagcgcgtctggctgcgaaaccaggtggcccgggttcgaatcccggtcggggcaagttacctggttgaggttttttccggggttttccctcaacccaatacgagcaaatgctgggtaactttcggtgctggacccccgactcatttcaccggcattatcaccttcatatcattcagacgctaaataacctagatgttgatacagcgtcgtaaaattaccccccaaaaaataaaataaaaacccctGGAAGAAGAACAAAAAGTGCATTCCTTGTGCTCCACTCACCCCTGGTTCACGTTTCACCACAGGAAACGAAATTGGCACCGGATGTTCCTCAACTTTTATCTCAGATAAGAGTTCATGACTCTGGTTCACATATTCCTCCTTTATATCAGTCACATGCTGATCCAAGAAATTCTGTTCCTGCAGTACAAACAGACGTCTTAAATGAGCAATTTATTACAGGATGTTAGAAGACGACTTGTAATGTTACAAGCTTTCTCCTATCTTCCATTTAACTAGGCCTACATTgcgaagagaaattctgttccgtTAAGTGGGAGCCAGCCTTAACaagaaatttcaaatttgaaacaTGAAGCCAAGTATCAATTCAACAATAGAATTCTGCAACATAACTTGTAATAGTAAACACTGATGATACTCAAGGTTGTCAGATTTTAGATATACCAAAGAGGGACATGTTTTTCCATTATAGTCTATAATACAGCACTTACTTTcgtcttaaaaaaattaacaaaaaataaaataaaaattatccctTTGCGAACAgtgtcacaatgctgttaagggtgatgtcatcatctaattcactgtattactacaaactttagtgttatttttaccaaaagtggtaaaggagaattaaaaccacggatatattcatcatttccttcatttcaagtagaaacaccaataaatttagcagtaatataccgaaatagatcaatatctcaaccttaatggaaatgtgacaatGTTCGTtcttcccgtgtacccttcatatgtaatTAGTGACTAATATGTAtcttaaaattgcaattttaataaaaaatcaaattgtaGGTACAGGTTTCCAAGTACAAAGCAATATTTATCTAgctgtaagttacatcacgtttctctggcgtctttctcaagggcttgtggcaataatatgtttAACTTACGCAAAATTAACTTTGTGGCTTAatagtagttctgtctcatagttTTTCCCAGCTgcttattattaacagtaaatcACAAGTGGCTcaagtgtgacaaaatatttaattttcaatgtttattaattgattacaatgacaaaatttattgatatccaacttcatattttattttgtgccttAACAAACTTCTGCTCAGAACTcatcatttaacatacagtatatatttacagagcttatatatatatttattactggACTTCAGCATTCTACAAGCTTTTATCCATTCTTTGTACCAGACATTTctgatgactatttcgtttatatgacgtcatgccattttcgaccaatgaagtgtaatgaaattttgaattccaaccaatcacattcagactttgcgataatttttgcacctagatttatcgctatcaatttatcgcatgatcgttcttttgtttagtcgctgtcgccaactgtttccccgtaaattgatgatcatgaatacattaagatgaaactacacggttaaacgtttctttcaactttaaagcaatgaatgcaagattgatatttaatattaattaatgtatttacgcagtgaagacgacgttcaaaacggcgcaccatgtagacacaaaatcttcatgcatcttaattgaacgtaccattaaaatttgattctttcaatattcttcccagattgcacgcatacgcgattggaatattgaactgtgtagatgcagctttagttccgttacacactacagcgaaaaTGCatctgtcgagctataaaaaatgctttcgtgtagcactgattgtaacggtcgaaataagacacagctgacattgatcctgctcccacaggtaatataacctataagtagcctataaaattgtatcttgtgaatgaaatgaaacatttaatagaacgtcagatgttcaaatttatgtaacatcatcgcatatcaaacccaaagaccttgcatagtaataataaggtcttttcatcaagcTGCCTTCCAaatggcgtaataaaatacgtgtttaattaggcctatctatacagagatggcttcactgtgtagcaacatgtctcgctgtgaatacataagcattggtatatagctgtcccaactgttactgttaaattaaattatgatttcagcagataatgaaaatgtatttatgttataataataagacaaaactgtagtacatgtaatcaacattgttaaacctgtacttcgcttttcgcaattggcattactgaataatatcgtCTAGTTtccttattgcagtaatcgatattcatatacgagtatttcaccttcacaatgtctgaataggttaagtattcgttaataaagaattattaacattttgtgatcgaattttagggatatattatttacatttttattttattcacgaaatagtcctaataaatgccactcgaggtctgagatttaccaGATCGTGACATTACTAgagaacatcttttttttttttttttttttttttaatgtttagaaATACATTACATTTACCATTGAATTCGCTGTTACAAGCCTTACACTTGATTCGTTTTTTCTATtgttaacaaaaataattttaaatgtattatttaggCCCAGAAGAAAATTGTTACTAGGTAACGATAAAATCATACAAGTGATTTAATTTTCTGATGGAAAGACTTTTTGCTTCTCGCCTCGAATCGAAGCAGGACtcgatatttttatattaaagtcgGGACATGTCCTggcaaatcgggacatctggcaaccctgttgaTATCCATTCTATTTCTATCATAGAGTGCAAGGCACTACAAGTACTGTTGTTGTAGAGTTAATGACCATAGAATCAAAATGTAAGATAAATACTTGAAAAACAAGCAGTGCATTTCTTGTGCtccactcacctcaggttcacgtTTCAATACAGCGGACGATATTGGCACGGGATCTTCCTCAAATTTCACCTCAGATGTGAGGGCATGTCCCTGGCCCACGTATTCCTCGGAGTAATAAGACATAATTTCTTAGGACTATGAATGACAAAACTAACAAGCGTTAAATAGTTTCATGCACCACCTCCATTATGTTACACGTTAGGTCAGGTGAGGTCAGGGCTGCCTAAATCCTTAACAAAATTTATTCCAGATGACCGTGAAATGATTAGACATTAGCCAcatagagatgggataaactgttctttttaagaaacagtttcgactgtaacagtttcatgaacgaagctgttccaaaataacagtttcaaaagaatataattaccgcatgagctattccatctcaaatcgaccgaaatatagagaaaattgactttacaatttctaaatacaatgaaactttttttttgtacgtacaGAACTGtgttacaatgctttgtgcaaagtttgaggcatcagaacttcatagtgtttaaattaaaaagtatttaaatttatcgtattttcataaaattagcaactttaaactgttgtagctccgaaatcctttcaccaaatgatcaaactcatggtttattttgatgctgagaaattaaagtttatattgacatataaacagattttcttactcttTATGGAAgtgaagaaatttagatttttcctcattaagacgcctttggctaggaaaaaatatttttaaaatatatagcctaGTTAAATTCCGCATTgacagtacaaataaacacattttttactgattgtatgttgataagaaagtattgaaaatataaaataaagaaaataatagtacgcgcgtgaagtaaccagctgactgtgagacaggagctagccgagacaaacaaggccaggagacaaacaggtgatgtgtcgtctagcagcgcatggctgtgctagctttatcacaggttttcataaacacaggagtaaaatgacgcccaacgctcgcttatcttcagacctcggccagtgcgtgcggtactgcgccgttctagtctaggagtgtgaaaataatctatttaataccctcgaaacgtattgccgtaccactaagcaaacaatgccgaatccctcttaataatgcaaggttttttctcaatgcTTTTTTACATCTGTACAAAAAAGGCCAAAAAGCCAAAGGCCAAAGCAAGTAAAatgagattatctgtctctctctgtgtacaataaaaataaggattacttcttaacattacCTACCAAATTTCatcttcaaaataagctcccatTCAatcttctgcagtaaatggttccagagttctgagcgctgaaagaggcttgtttctataaaatacgctaaatttgtcgctaaaTTATACGAAACCCGTTTGAcattcgatagtatatttttgaacaggcactctcctcagcaccttgtataaatagggaaaaaattagagtataaaaaatgcgaggtttttttactgatcgatttcatatggaatagcccgtatgtacaACATGTAAAACATCAGTTCCA includes the following:
- the LOC138692111 gene encoding zinc finger protein 235-like isoform X3; translated protein: MSYYSEEYVGQGHALTSEVKFEEDPVPISSAVLKREPEEQNFLDQHVTDIKEEYVNQSHELLSEIKVEEHPVPISFPVVKREPGEEQSDLDRVNEEPRVEGAAEDNQIFTDWIAATKESSVSSEFDSIADEEIESVCEIPKNSDSSRKHARTHEDKQLQFEMPKECLSNPEKSTTHFRERVVKNAYECDICGKSFSNSNRVKRHELLHAGEKPFRCDFYGKSFARTINLRSHEDIDTRKKPFKCDVCGKRFSQSCNIRRHLRIHYGEKPFKCGVCGKCFSDSSYLRRHERLHTGEKPFKCDICGLCFSFSSCLSRHKLVHKGEKPYKCDVCGKCFSQSNTLCRHKFVHIVETPFKCDVCGKYFSQSTCLRIHVRLHTDQKTFKCDVCGKSFTRSCNLRIHKRIHTGEKIFKCDVCGNFFSRSSNLRRHELVHTGEKAFKC